One Suricata suricatta isolate VVHF042 chromosome X, meerkat_22Aug2017_6uvM2_HiC, whole genome shotgun sequence genomic region harbors:
- the KCND1 gene encoding potassium voltage-gated channel subfamily D member 1 isoform X1, producing the protein MAAGVATWLPFARAAAVGWLPLAQQPLPPAPGVKASRGDEVLVVNVSGRRFETWKNTLDRYPDTLLGSSEKEFFYDADSGEYFFDRDPDMFRHVLNFYRTGRLHCPRQECIQAFDEELAFYGLVPELVGDCCLEEYRDRKKENAERLAEDEEAEQAGEGPALPAGSSLRQRLWRAFENPHTSTAALVFYYVTGFFIAVSVIANVVETIPCRGPARRPPREQPCGDRFPLAFFCMDTACVLIFTGEYLLRLFAAPSRCRFLRSVMSLIDVVAILPYYIGLFVPKNEDVSGAFVTLRVFRVFRIFKFSRHSQGLRILGYTLKSCASELGFLLFSLTMAIIIFATVMFYAEKGTNKTNFTSIPAAFWYTIVTMTTLGYGDMVPSTIAGKIFGSICSLSGVLVIALPVPVIVSNFSRIYHQNQRADKRRAQQKVRLARIRLAKSGTTNAFLQYKQNGGLEDSSSVDEQALCIRNRSAFEQQHHHLLHCLEKTTCHEFTDELTFSEAVGADSLGSRTSRSTSVSSQPVGPGSLLSSCCPRRAKRRAIRLANSTASVSRGSMQELDTLAGLRRSPAPQSRSSLNAKPHDCLDLNCDSRDFVAAIISIPTPPANTPDESQPSSPGDGGGASSTLRNSNLGTSCLLPETVKISSLLPPDI; encoded by the exons GAGCGGACGGCGCTTTGAGACCTGGAAGAACACTCTGGATCGTTACCCAGACACCCTGCTGGGCAGTTCTGAAAAGGAATTCTTCTATGACGCTGATTCTGGCGAGTACTTCTTCGATCGTGATCCGGACATGTTCCGGCATGTCCTGAACTTCTACCGCACGGGTCGGCTGCACTGCCCGCGGCAGGAGTGTATCCAGGCCTTCGATGAAGAGCTGGCTTTCTACGGTCTGGTGCCGGAGCTCGTGGGCGACTGCTGCCTCGAAGAGTACCGGGACCGCAAGAAGGAGAACGCCGAGCGCCTGGCGGAGGACGAGGAAGCCGAGCAGGCCGGGGagggcccagccctgcccgccGGCAGCTCCTTGCGGCAGCGGCTCTGGCGGGCCTTCGAGAACCCACACACGAGTACGGCGGCCCTCGTTTTCTACTACGTGACCGGCTTTTTCATCGCCGTGTCTGTCATCGCCAATGTAGTCGAGACCATCCCGTGCCGCGGCCCCGCGCGGCGACCCCCGAGGGAGCAGCCCTGTGGCGACCGCTTCCCACTGGCCTTTTTCTGCATGGACACGGCCTGTGTGCTCATATTCACGGGTGAATACCTCCTGCGGCTGTTCGCTGCCCCCAGCCGCTGCCGCTTCCTGCGGAGCGTAATGAGCCTTATTGACGTTGTGGCCATCCTGCCCTACTACATTGGGCTTTTCGTGCCCAAAAACGAGGATGTCTCAGGCGCCTTTGTCACCCTGCGTGTGTTCCGGGTGTTCCGGATCTTCAAGTTCTCCAGGCACTCACAGGGCTTGCGGATTCTGGGCTACACACTCAAGAGCTGTGCCTCTGAGCTGggctttctcctcttttcccttaCCATGGCCATCATCATCTTCGCCACTGTCATGTTTTATGCCGAGAAAGGCACAAACAAGACCAACTTTACTAGCATCCCTGCGGCCTTCTGGTATACCATTGTCACCATGACCACGCTTGG CTATGGAGACATGGTGCCCAGCACCATTGCTGGCAAGATTTTCGGATCCATCTGCTCCCTCAGTGGTGTCCTGGTCATTGCACTGCCTGTGCCAGTCATCGTGTCCAACTTTAGCCGAATCTACCACCAGAACCAGCGTGCTGACAAGCGCCGGGCACAGCAG AAGGTGCGCTTGGCAAGGATCCGGTTGGCAAAGAGTGGTACCACCAATGCCTTCCTGCAGTACAAGCAGAACGGGGgccttgag GACAGTAGCAGTGTGGACGAACAGGCGCTGTGTATCAGGAACCGTTCCGCTTTCGAGCAACAACATCACCACCTCCTGCACTGTCTGGAGAAGACAACG TGCCATGAGTTCACAGATGAGTTGACCTTCAGTGAGGCCGTGGGCGCCGACTCACTGGGGAGCCGCACCAGCCGCAGCACCTCTGTGTCCTCCCAGCCAGTGGGACCTGGCAGCCTGCTGTCCTCCTGCTGCCCCCGCAGGGCCAAGCGCCGTGCCATTCGCCTTGCCAACTCCACTGCCTCGGTCAGTCGTGGCAGCATGCAGGAGCTGGACACACTGGCAGGGCTGCGGAGGAGTCCTGCCCCTCAGAG CCGTTCAAGCCTCAATGCCAAGCCCCATGATTGCCTCGACCTGAACTGCGACAGCCGGGATTTCGTGGCTGCCATCATCAGTATCCCTACCCCTCCTGCCAACACCCCAGATGAAAGCCAGCCTTCCTCTCCTGGTGATGGCGGTGGGGCCAGCAGCACCCTCAGGAACTCCAACCTGGGCACCTCTTGCCTCCTCCCAGAGACTGTCAAGATTTCTTCCCT GCTCCCACCTGACATCTGA
- the KCND1 gene encoding potassium voltage-gated channel subfamily D member 1 isoform X2: MAAGVATWLPFARAAAVGWLPLAQQPLPPAPGVKASRGDEVLVVNVSGRRFETWKNTLDRYPDTLLGSSEKEFFYDADSGEYFFDRDPDMFRHVLNFYRTGRLHCPRQECIQAFDEELAFYGLVPELVGDCCLEEYRDRKKENAERLAEDEEAEQAGEGPALPAGSSLRQRLWRAFENPHTSTAALVFYYVTGFFIAVSVIANVVETIPCRGPARRPPREQPCGDRFPLAFFCMDTACVLIFTGEYLLRLFAAPSRCRFLRSVMSLIDVVAILPYYIGLFVPKNEDVSGAFVTLRVFRVFRIFKFSRHSQGLRILGYTLKSCASELGFLLFSLTMAIIIFATVMFYAEKGTNKTNFTSIPAAFWYTIVTMTTLGYGDMVPSTIAGKIFGSICSLSGVLVIALPVPVIVSNFSRIYHQNQRADKRRAQQKVRLARIRLAKSGTTNAFLQYKQNGGLEDSSSVDEQALCIRNRSAFEQQHHHLLHCLEKTTCHEFTDELTFSEAVGADSLGSRTSRSTSVSSQPVGPGSLLSSCCPRRAKRRAIRLANSTASVSRGSMQELDTLAGLRRSPAPQSRSSLNAKPHDCLDLNCDSRDFVAAIISIPTPPANTPDESQPSSPGDGGGASSTLRNSNLGTSCLLPETVKISSL, encoded by the exons GAGCGGACGGCGCTTTGAGACCTGGAAGAACACTCTGGATCGTTACCCAGACACCCTGCTGGGCAGTTCTGAAAAGGAATTCTTCTATGACGCTGATTCTGGCGAGTACTTCTTCGATCGTGATCCGGACATGTTCCGGCATGTCCTGAACTTCTACCGCACGGGTCGGCTGCACTGCCCGCGGCAGGAGTGTATCCAGGCCTTCGATGAAGAGCTGGCTTTCTACGGTCTGGTGCCGGAGCTCGTGGGCGACTGCTGCCTCGAAGAGTACCGGGACCGCAAGAAGGAGAACGCCGAGCGCCTGGCGGAGGACGAGGAAGCCGAGCAGGCCGGGGagggcccagccctgcccgccGGCAGCTCCTTGCGGCAGCGGCTCTGGCGGGCCTTCGAGAACCCACACACGAGTACGGCGGCCCTCGTTTTCTACTACGTGACCGGCTTTTTCATCGCCGTGTCTGTCATCGCCAATGTAGTCGAGACCATCCCGTGCCGCGGCCCCGCGCGGCGACCCCCGAGGGAGCAGCCCTGTGGCGACCGCTTCCCACTGGCCTTTTTCTGCATGGACACGGCCTGTGTGCTCATATTCACGGGTGAATACCTCCTGCGGCTGTTCGCTGCCCCCAGCCGCTGCCGCTTCCTGCGGAGCGTAATGAGCCTTATTGACGTTGTGGCCATCCTGCCCTACTACATTGGGCTTTTCGTGCCCAAAAACGAGGATGTCTCAGGCGCCTTTGTCACCCTGCGTGTGTTCCGGGTGTTCCGGATCTTCAAGTTCTCCAGGCACTCACAGGGCTTGCGGATTCTGGGCTACACACTCAAGAGCTGTGCCTCTGAGCTGggctttctcctcttttcccttaCCATGGCCATCATCATCTTCGCCACTGTCATGTTTTATGCCGAGAAAGGCACAAACAAGACCAACTTTACTAGCATCCCTGCGGCCTTCTGGTATACCATTGTCACCATGACCACGCTTGG CTATGGAGACATGGTGCCCAGCACCATTGCTGGCAAGATTTTCGGATCCATCTGCTCCCTCAGTGGTGTCCTGGTCATTGCACTGCCTGTGCCAGTCATCGTGTCCAACTTTAGCCGAATCTACCACCAGAACCAGCGTGCTGACAAGCGCCGGGCACAGCAG AAGGTGCGCTTGGCAAGGATCCGGTTGGCAAAGAGTGGTACCACCAATGCCTTCCTGCAGTACAAGCAGAACGGGGgccttgag GACAGTAGCAGTGTGGACGAACAGGCGCTGTGTATCAGGAACCGTTCCGCTTTCGAGCAACAACATCACCACCTCCTGCACTGTCTGGAGAAGACAACG TGCCATGAGTTCACAGATGAGTTGACCTTCAGTGAGGCCGTGGGCGCCGACTCACTGGGGAGCCGCACCAGCCGCAGCACCTCTGTGTCCTCCCAGCCAGTGGGACCTGGCAGCCTGCTGTCCTCCTGCTGCCCCCGCAGGGCCAAGCGCCGTGCCATTCGCCTTGCCAACTCCACTGCCTCGGTCAGTCGTGGCAGCATGCAGGAGCTGGACACACTGGCAGGGCTGCGGAGGAGTCCTGCCCCTCAGAG CCGTTCAAGCCTCAATGCCAAGCCCCATGATTGCCTCGACCTGAACTGCGACAGCCGGGATTTCGTGGCTGCCATCATCAGTATCCCTACCCCTCCTGCCAACACCCCAGATGAAAGCCAGCCTTCCTCTCCTGGTGATGGCGGTGGGGCCAGCAGCACCCTCAGGAACTCCAACCTGGGCACCTCTTGCCTCCTCCCAGAGACTGTCAAGATTTCTTCCCTGTGA